In Astyanax mexicanus isolate ESR-SI-001 chromosome 24, AstMex3_surface, whole genome shotgun sequence, the genomic stretch GCCCTGCATGAGTTTAGgaacagcaaaataaaaacaaggcCCTGTCTCTTTAATCTGTAAACCAAAGAGCTTCTCCAGATCAGTTTTATCTTTAACTGTATCCTTAACGCTATCTGTTCTTCTaaggaaaaaaaaagcacagcaggTCGAATAATGAGTAAATCTGCAGGTTTCTCCTAAATAAGagctaaaaagaaacagaaaagctTTTAAAGCTCACTTGTAAAAAGGTGTCTGTTTTATCTTCACACAGTGCAGCTAATTATATAAGGTGTCAAAAAGTAAGGAAATgcttaaatacaaataaattcataaataaaattaattaaaaaaaacatacaacgtATAAGAGAGCActcaaaaattatgagtttctttgattttaccaaatttaaaacctctggaatataatcaagaggaagatggatgatcacaaaccatcaaaccaccaaactgaactgcttgaatttttacaccaggagtaaagcagcataaagttatccaaaagcagtgtgtaagactggtggaggagaacatgatgccaagatgcatgaaattaaaattgtgattaaaaaccaggattattccaccaaatattgattatttctgaaattTTTTCaggaatttctcattttctgcaaataaatgctctaaatagatatgtaataaaaacaatgttcattttactcaaacataaacctataaatagcaaaatcaaagaaactgattcagaaaactaAGTTTTTAAGGAGAtttagagaaaagaaaaagaaatgcaaAACTCAAAATGGGactatttatttaccttttcttcAATCAAGCAATTCAAATGCACTTTcccaaaaacaaaatattttagcctttaaaaaaaaaaattataatactaGAATAATTCAAAACCAAAACCTCCTACCTCCAGCATCACTACACAGATCTGCTTGACGCACTCAATGATGGACTGTATGGTTCCGGCGATGGTTATGGCTCGCTCTGTGGAGTTGGGCAGCATGTCTCCAGCAACCTGCACTTGTGCACCGGTTAACTTTAAGAGAAACAGAGATATCAGACATTACATCACCCTGAAATACCAGATTTACTATTCTATTTTTAATTTAGTAGTTTCAGACATTCCCTACCTCTCTGATTTCTTTAATCTTGCAGCCCCCTTTCCCAATGAGGGATCCGCACTGGCTGGCCGGCACGACGATGCGCAGGGTGACGGGGGGTTTGCTGGAGCCCGGGCTGTTAGATATGGAGCTGCTGATGTCCTGCGAGGAGAGATGATCACGGATTATtggaaatgtttaataaaaacaacagtaattgcgCTAATAAATGAGGGATAACAGGAGGATGTACGGTTGCATTTTGCAGTTAATAAGACTCACTATTGGTGCAAAATTGGCTTAATTTCGGGTGCATATAGAACACTAATGGGTAATTACCACAATATATgagtatcaatcaatcaatcaatcaatcgtaCATTGAATGTAACTGAGGGGAAGTGAATACAcagggaataaataaataaataaatagaaatagacCCCGCATTTTAATATGAttaagatattataaaataaaaaaaacaatataaaacaaataaaaaatagaaaaagaaaaactgagtTTAGGGGTAGGGgaacaaaagcaaaaacaataaaaaaacataataataaaattaaatgataaGACAGAAATGATAAGACACATATCAATATCTACCAAGAATTTAACTTgaattacttgagtaaaaagtgtGAGTTGATACGACAACTTATACAGATTTTAGCTTTTGCTTTTAACCCTTTATGTAGTTCATAACCCTTTAATTTCTACACAAAtgcaatttgcaaaaaaaatttaatttactaAAAGACTGCTTATAAAAAACAACATATCCCAATATTCAAAACTTTTGGGGAGAGATCagtcattcattcttttttttgtacataaaaaCCCTAAATTATGCTTTATTTAGACTGGTATTACTAAATGTATGAAgatactttataaatatatatgaaattataACATACATGGTTATTCACTGGAAGGACCCTAATGTTAAAACTGGAGGTCAGCTGGGGTAAtaaattactttatatttaacatataaagCACAATTTAAGTGCCTAAATGACTCCAGGGTTAAATTGTACCTCCTCGAGTTTGTCGATGATCATGGAGAAGGCTTTAAAGATGGCAGTGGTCGGTCCTGCTAGAGTGATGATTCTCTCTGGACAGTTCCCCTCGGAGATGTTGATCCGTGCACCACTCTGCAAAAGAGCAAAATCTGTTTActttaaaagtatattaataaatatatatttcttaaaaaatcCACAGCAGCATTAAAATTACCTCTTCTCTCATTTTCTTCACAGATTCACCTTTCTGTTTCAAACAGGAAACGCAAATAGATTTAGATACACATacaaaatctgtattttaaatgtggaaaattaaggaaaattaacaaaaaaaagtgccAACCTTGCCGATTATGCTTCCAACTTCCTGTATAAACACACAAATTTAAAGGAATCACTTTAGCTTAtatacattaaattaattaacatACAGATTACTCCTCATAAATAAAGGTTATAggcaaatataaatattaaagctTGTACTTTTTAGTACGCAAAATAGCTTAGTCTATAAAGTAGACTATAAATGCTGTACAATCTGCATCTTTTCTAAATAATGAATTAGGATTAAGGTTTCTAACTGATTCTTTTGCTCAAATTTATGATAAAATATACCCTTTATCTACAGATAATTTCTAAATAGCCATAACAATTATGTTTCTGTGGTTCTTGAAgaacttaaaagaaaaataaaagtaatgctAATACTTTATGGTGGTGTCAATGTTGAAGAATTAAATCAGATTAACAGAAGCCTACCTTGCTGTGCATGAGTAGTCTGATGGTCAGCGTGACGTTGAGTCCTCCTTCAATCACACCAGAGTCCATTATGATGGCTTATATAGAGTTAATGAGTTGAATGTGATAGGAAAAGGGAGTCTTTGGTCACAAAGCTGGACCTGAAGCAAACGAATACAAAGAAAAAGGTTACAATTACATGAAGTGCTTCGGTCAAATCTACTGGACTgttaactggatacccctctcaagagtacattacCAACTTGATTTACACATCTCTGTGTCTATGTATGttcctcctctagcaggtctccagggtttatttattttattccattttttctAGTCTTAACCTGAACTGAATAAACTGAACGTTGCACTTTTTGacaactgaaaaaataaatatattttttaatattatcactattattaatCACAACATACAAACATGTAAAAAGCCTGTAAAGAGGCAACAAATATTACCGTAAAAAAGATTAAGAGGTCAATTTAGGTCCTTTAGAGTGAGTATTTTATTCCTATGGAGTCACATATATGAAGTATAGTAGCACAGTTGTTTTACCAACACTGAATTTGCATTTATGGATATGAAATATACCAAGCAACAAAAGTTAACTATTTACTTAGCTAGCTACATGCTGGATAATTGATCtatgttatatattatactatataacgTTATATTACTCTGATGCAATAGTGTATTCTTGGAATTATTTAGTTGTTTAGCTAttcagttagctagctacatgctggatcattgacctatgttatatattatattatatatattattctgaCGTGTATTCTTggaattatctttttttaattcaatgtttagtCATATAGTCTAAAATATCATTACggcaaaaatacactgaaatatcgtgatataattttaggatCATACCACCCAGCCCTATTTAATATAAGAAACTGGCTAAAGCTAGGCTAGGTAGCTAACGTTACAGCCACGCAGCTTgtttgctaagctaagctaaccaaactgataaaaaataaacacataactaaactaaaacactAATTAAAGCAATGAAATTAGACAATTATGAGCAGTTATATCATTATAAACTTTAGTTAGAACCCCATTTTTGTAATTCTGTTCTTACTGAGGCCTGGCTGAGGGATTCAGGaccagctaacgctagctaacaagctaatgctaggctAAGCTAACTATATTAGCTATCCCCATAAGTACAGAACGGagagttagctaagctaaataaGCCATGCTACTTAATGCTATCCAGCGCTAGCAGGCCGCGCTGCTCCGCGCTGTTTCCCGCAGTGTCCCCCGGGTTTAGGAACCGGGCTGCGGTGATCGGAGCGCTTACCTGTCGGCGGGCCGGGGGAGGGTAGAGGGTAAAGGGGAGCGGAGGGAGCGGAGGGTAGAGGGGAAGGAGCGGGAGGAGGGTAATGGATGAAGGGGGGGATTTAGAGAGGACTCGGGGAGCAGGGAGAACCGAGAGTGCGCTGAAGCTCCAGTCCCACACAAAGACAACAAACAGCACACCCTCAACTTTCACCCTTCACCCAGACCCCGCCCCCGGACACGCCCACCGAGAGGAagctttattttgctttattttttacattattattattattattattattattattattattattattattagtagtagtagtagtagtagtacacaTTTGTCTATTGTAAATTAAAGGCTGTTTACTACAGTAGTATACCTTATATACACCTATACACACTTTATATACCCTCATTTACACCTATATATACCTTATATACACTTACATACACcttatatacactttatatacaccctttatacacttatatacaccttatatagatttatatacacatttgtgtctttattgcaatatattattattatcattattattattattattttggttctaaaactctatt encodes the following:
- the LOC103032686 gene encoding poly(rC)-binding protein 2 isoform X1, translated to MDSGVIEGGLNVTLTIRLLMHSKEVGSIIGKKGESVKKMREESGARINISEGNCPERIITLAGPTTAIFKAFSMIIDKLEEDISSSISNSPGSSKPPVTLRIVVPASQCGSLIGKGGCKIKEIRELTGAQVQVAGDMLPNSTERAITIAGTIQSIIECVKQICVVMLESPPKGVTIPYRPKPSGSPVIFAGGQAYAVQGQHAIPQPDLTKLHQLAMQQSPFQQIPSNQGFTTTMDAAAQTSHEMTIPNDLIGCIIGRQGAKINEIRQMSGAQIKIANPVEGSSDRQVTITGSAASISLAEYLINARLSSEATGLASN